In Campylobacter vulpis, a genomic segment contains:
- a CDS encoding DUF2972 domain-containing protein gives MPLDSKERYIQNFIDISEGKYQYYGVNISEFNIKDLEKFCHLLGKDTPVIIGTRDSIGILKHCVGRNWDKHIINFNHEFNLSHDFRDYIRHITHKDMELNIDFKDLENSFTSTKILPFFRNITPIDCEEILPHNALETMERLATKFNFNPPKNKTYFQNYEFKGYLRYILPLVLYANEKDPIFSLEKSVEETPLDRENSFVFIINVNTEPNEDHKNIFKELSQDPISKNLGVYVKKEDLKRIDKEFYAKIKAYLSEFIAEIIRVTKEAEEKILKEKDVLEYLKKHKDISLKFKQMCDEELKYFKQNHPNLVNSWHYYKKFEKLCETFAIN, from the coding sequence ATGCCCCTTGATTCAAAAGAACGCTATATCCAAAATTTCATCGATATAAGCGAAGGGAAATACCAATACTATGGAGTAAATATTAGCGAATTTAACATTAAAGATTTGGAAAAATTTTGTCATTTATTAGGTAAAGATACGCCCGTAATCATTGGCACAAGGGATAGCATAGGTATTTTAAAGCACTGTGTAGGGCGTAACTGGGATAAGCATATTATAAATTTTAATCATGAATTTAATCTTAGCCACGATTTTAGAGACTACATTAGGCACATCACACACAAAGATATGGAGTTAAATATCGATTTTAAGGACCTTGAAAACTCTTTCACTAGCACGAAAATTCTGCCCTTTTTTCGCAATATCACGCCTATTGATTGTGAGGAAATTCTGCCCCATAATGCCCTTGAAACGATGGAGAGATTAGCAACTAAGTTTAATTTTAATCCACCTAAAAATAAAACATATTTTCAAAACTATGAATTTAAGGGTTATTTGCGTTATATTTTACCTTTAGTGCTGTATGCTAATGAGAAAGACCCTATTTTTAGCCTTGAAAAAAGTGTGGAAGAAACGCCACTTGATAGGGAAAATAGCTTTGTTTTTATCATTAATGTCAATACAGAGCCTAATGAAGATCATAAAAATATCTTTAAAGAATTAAGTCAAGACCCCATTTCTAAGAATTTGGGAGTGTATGTAAAAAAGGAGGATTTAAAACGCATCGATAAAGAATTTTATGCAAAAATTAAGGCATATTTGAGTGAATTTATCGCAGAAATTATTAGGGTTACAAAAGAAGCGGAGGAGAAAATCTTAAAAGAAAAAGATGTTTTAGAATATCTTAAAAAACACAAAGACATTAGTTTGAAATTTAAACAAATGTGTGATGAGGAGTTAAAATATTTTAAGCAAAATCACCCAAATTTAGTCAATTCTTGGCATTATTATAAGAAATTTGAAAAGCTTTGCGAAACTTTTGCTATTAACTAA
- a CDS encoding adenylyl-sulfate kinase — protein MEKLEKGGVIWFSGLAGSGKSFLAEALCEKLRTKLRNVIYLDGDELRELLGHFGYDKSSRLEVSFKRSRFAHFLSEQNMLVIVSAISMWEEIYKFNRKNLKNYFEIYVKCDFEELKRRDKKGLYSGALSGEIQNVVGVDIAFDTPKAHLVIDNSELNGADEKIKLILNALGFKD, from the coding sequence ATGGAAAAATTAGAAAAAGGTGGGGTGATTTGGTTTAGCGGTTTAGCAGGAAGTGGGAAAAGCTTTTTAGCGGAGGCACTTTGCGAAAAATTACGCACAAAACTTCGCAATGTCATTTATTTAGACGGCGATGAATTAAGAGAGCTTTTAGGGCATTTTGGCTACGACAAGTCTTCAAGGCTTGAGGTTTCTTTTAAGCGTTCTAGATTTGCACATTTTTTAAGTGAGCAAAATATGCTAGTCATTGTCAGTGCCATTTCGATGTGGGAGGAAATTTATAAATTTAACCGCAAAAATTTAAAAAATTATTTTGAAATTTATGTTAAATGTGATTTTGAAGAGCTAAAAAGACGCGATAAAAAGGGGCTTTATAGCGGGGCTTTAAGCGGAGAAATTCAAAATGTCGTGGGCGTGGATATAGCATTTGACACACCAAAGGCACATTTGGTGATAGATAATAGTGAGCTAAATGGAGCAGATGAAAAGATAAAACTTATCTTAAACGCACTAGGTTTTAAGGACTAA
- the murD gene encoding UDP-N-acetylmuramoyl-L-alanine--D-glutamate ligase codes for MKKSLFGYGKTTKAIAQTLAQKMGTFSIYDDDFKEKNLDEFGNELLPVSAFEPEKSELEIPSPGFPPTHSLIKKARNLQSEYDFFYDIMPKSVWISGTNGKTTTTQMSQHLLAKISSQMGGNVGTPLALLDPFAKIWILETSSFTLHYTKIAKPEIYALLPISNDHLSWHGSFEKYVKAKLSVLERMNENNVAILPKMYENTPTKAHIISYEDEFDLAKKMEIDLTQISFKAPFLLDTLLALSIEKILLDSLSYELLNSFVMEKNKLEEFFDAQNRLWVNDTKATNQAAVMEALKRYQFQKIHLIIGGDDKGVDLSDLFAFMQGLDIELYAIGVSCEKMITYAKRFKLNATKCEFLPRAVKEISKKLKVGEVALLSPACASLDQFSSYLERGECFKKSIANL; via the coding sequence ATGAAAAAATCACTTTTTGGATATGGAAAAACGACAAAGGCTATCGCTCAAACTTTAGCGCAAAAAATGGGAACTTTTAGCATTTATGATGATGATTTTAAAGAAAAAAACCTTGATGAATTTGGCAATGAGCTTTTACCTGTGAGTGCTTTTGAGCCTGAAAAAAGTGAGCTTGAAATCCCAAGTCCAGGCTTTCCTCCCACACACAGCCTAATTAAAAAAGCAAGAAATTTACAAAGTGAGTATGATTTTTTTTATGATATTATGCCTAAAAGCGTATGGATAAGTGGAACAAATGGCAAAACCACCACCACGCAAATGAGCCAACACTTACTTGCAAAAATAAGCTCACAAATGGGCGGAAATGTCGGCACACCCTTAGCTTTGCTTGATCCTTTTGCAAAAATTTGGATTTTAGAAACCTCATCTTTTACCCTACACTACACTAAAATTGCAAAGCCTGAAATTTACGCACTTTTACCCATAAGCAATGACCATTTATCGTGGCACGGAAGTTTTGAAAAATATGTCAAAGCAAAACTTAGCGTTTTAGAAAGAATGAATGAAAATAATGTCGCCATTTTGCCAAAAATGTATGAAAACACTCCCACAAAAGCCCATATTATAAGCTATGAAGATGAATTTGACTTAGCGAAAAAAATGGAGATTGATTTAACCCAAATTTCTTTCAAGGCTCCCTTTTTACTTGACACACTCCTTGCTTTAAGCATAGAAAAAATTTTGCTTGATAGCCTAAGTTATGAGCTTTTAAATAGCTTCGTAATGGAAAAAAACAAGCTTGAAGAGTTTTTTGATGCACAAAATAGACTCTGGGTCAATGACACTAAAGCCACAAACCAAGCAGCGGTTATGGAGGCACTTAAACGCTATCAATTTCAAAAAATCCATCTCATCATAGGCGGTGATGATAAGGGAGTGGATTTAAGCGACTTATTTGCCTTTATGCAGGGTTTAGATATCGAACTTTACGCCATAGGTGTAAGCTGTGAAAAAATGATAACTTATGCAAAAAGATTTAAATTAAACGCTACAAAATGTGAATTTTTACCGAGGGCTGTGAAAGAAATTTCAAAAAAGCTTAAAGTGGGCGAAGTGGCACTTCTAAGCCCTGCTTGTGCGAGTTTGGACCAGTTTAGCTCCTATTTAGAAAGGGGCGAATGCTTTAAAAAAAGCATAGCAAATTTGTAA
- the mapA gene encoding outer membrane lipoprotein MapA, whose protein sequence is MMKNCLLALFALLIFAGCSAKQDTFAQVNQISKNTKCYPCDSAQGFEAKIKGLLYISDMGINCCADKRTLDTGVALKKVYLHRFYDLKEEQKVVYIKNQKYYIDLNFNAIFYTYLRQELEARGIMVLDGNDKNSPYVTKVDLSFMQFASKQDSLGLHSRLVGVMSLNDINRNKKFTLRTKQDVQGFENLSDLSFYTHLLIKQMANKAASLISSL, encoded by the coding sequence ATGATGAAAAACTGCTTATTAGCTTTATTTGCACTTTTGATTTTTGCAGGTTGTTCGGCAAAGCAAGATACTTTCGCTCAAGTTAATCAAATCTCTAAAAACACTAAATGTTATCCTTGTGATAGTGCGCAGGGTTTTGAAGCAAAGATTAAGGGACTTTTATACATTAGCGATATGGGGATAAATTGCTGTGCGGATAAAAGGACACTTGATACGGGCGTGGCTTTGAAAAAAGTGTATTTGCACCGCTTTTATGATTTAAAAGAAGAGCAAAAGGTGGTTTATATCAAAAATCAAAAATACTACATCGATTTAAATTTCAATGCCATTTTCTATACTTATCTTAGACAGGAGCTTGAAGCAAGAGGTATTATGGTGCTTGATGGCAATGATAAAAACTCTCCTTATGTAACTAAGGTTGATTTGTCCTTTATGCAATTTGCATCTAAGCAAGATAGTTTAGGACTTCACTCAAGATTAGTTGGCGTGATGAGTTTAAATGATATTAATCGCAATAAAAAATTCACCCTAAGAACCAAGCAAGATGTGCAAGGCTTTGAAAATTTGAGCGACTTATCCTTTTATACACATTTACTTATTAAACAAATGGCAAATAAAGCTGCGAGTTTAATTTCTTCTCTGTGA
- a CDS encoding ComF family protein, producing MRCISCHSFTLLAFCDSCLKELSEQSWGVRKLENDFKVYYFYKYSEIKHLLHSKHQFYGYFVFKFLAKLSFAKFYQIFKPQTKINAIALDDRVEKGLYSHAAILAKALKSPFIQPLFHALQAQNKIKYSGKSLDFRRKNKRNFKLLKEIKYPVILVDDIVTTGSSILEAKEILEKNKISVLFALVLADAKD from the coding sequence GTGAGGTGCATTAGCTGCCATTCTTTCACTCTTCTAGCTTTTTGCGATAGCTGTTTAAAAGAGCTAAGTGAGCAAAGTTGGGGAGTGAGAAAATTAGAAAATGACTTTAAAGTTTATTATTTTTATAAATATAGTGAAATCAAGCATTTACTTCACTCCAAACATCAGTTTTATGGTTATTTTGTTTTTAAATTTCTTGCAAAATTGAGTTTTGCAAAATTTTATCAAATTTTTAAACCTCAAACTAAAATTAATGCTATTGCTCTTGATGATAGGGTGGAAAAAGGACTTTATTCTCACGCAGCTATTTTAGCTAAGGCTTTAAAATCTCCTTTTATTCAGCCACTTTTTCACGCCTTACAAGCACAAAATAAGATTAAATATAGTGGAAAAAGCTTAGATTTTAGACGCAAAAATAAAAGAAATTTTAAGCTTTTAAAAGAAATTAAATATCCTGTGATTTTAGTCGATGATATTGTAACAACTGGCTCTAGCATACTTGAAGCTAAAGAAATTTTAGAAAAAAACAAAATTTCTGTGCTTTTTGCTTTAGTTTTAGCTGATGCGAAAGATTAA
- the gyrA gene encoding DNA gyrase subunit A: MENLFNKDSDTQIIDIEDSIKSSYLDYSMSVIIGRALPDARDGLKPVHRRILYAMNDLGVGSRSAYKKSARIVGDVIGKYHPHGDTAVYDALVRMAQSFSMRYPSVDGQGNFGSIDGDGAAAMRYTEARMTILAEELLRDIDKDTVDFVPNYDDSMQEPDVLPSRVPNLLLNGSSGIAVGMATNIPPHSLNELVDGLLHLLDNKEASLEELMQFIKGPDFPTAGIIYGKKGIIDAYRTGRGRVKIRAKTHIEKRANKDIIVIDELPYQTNKARLIEQIAELVKEKQIEGIAEVRDESDREGIRVVIELKRDAMSEIVLNNLFKSTTMESTFGVIMLAIHNKEPKIFSLIELLNLFLTHRKTVIIRRTIYELQKARARAHILEGLKIALDNIDEVIALIKNSADNNAAREGLVAKFGLSELQANAILDMKLGRLTGLEREKIENELADLLKEIARLDEILKSEALLEDLIREELKEIRAKFDVPRITQIEDDYDDIDVEDLIPNENMVVTITHRGYIKRVPSKQYEKQKRGGKGKLAVTTYDDDFIESFFTANTHDTLMFVTDKGQLYWLKVYKIPEGSRTAKGKAVVNLINLQAEEKIMAIIPTTDFDESKSLCFFTKNGIVKRTNLSEYQNIRSVGVRAINLDENDELVTAIIVERDLIELSQASQDENLSEEASEENLENVGGKMLFAVTKKGMCIKFPLAKVREIGRVSRGVTAIKFKEKNDELVGAVVIENDEQEVLSVSAKGIGKRTNAGEYRLQSRGGKGVICMKLTDKTKELISVVIVDESMDLMALTSSGKMIRVDMHSIRKAGRNTSGVIVVNVENDEVVSIAKCPKQSEEEDIEEDVNLSLE, encoded by the coding sequence ATGGAAAATCTTTTTAACAAAGACTCCGATACTCAAATTATCGATATTGAGGATTCTATTAAGAGTAGCTATTTAGATTATTCTATGAGCGTGATTATTGGGCGTGCTTTGCCTGATGCTAGAGACGGCTTAAAGCCTGTGCATAGACGCATACTTTATGCGATGAATGATTTGGGCGTGGGAAGCCGTAGTGCCTATAAGAAATCTGCACGTATCGTGGGCGATGTTATCGGTAAATATCACCCACACGGCGATACGGCTGTTTATGACGCTCTTGTGAGAATGGCTCAAAGCTTTTCTATGCGTTATCCAAGTGTTGATGGGCAGGGGAATTTTGGCTCGATTGACGGAGATGGTGCGGCGGCTATGCGTTATACAGAAGCTCGAATGACCATTTTAGCGGAGGAGCTTTTAAGGGATATTGATAAGGACACGGTGGATTTTGTTCCAAATTACGATGATTCTATGCAAGAACCTGATGTTTTACCAAGTCGTGTCCCAAATTTACTTTTAAACGGCTCAAGTGGGATTGCTGTGGGTATGGCGACAAATATCCCTCCGCATAGTCTTAATGAGCTTGTTGATGGACTTTTGCATTTGCTAGATAATAAAGAAGCAAGTTTGGAAGAGCTAATGCAATTTATCAAAGGACCTGATTTCCCAACGGCTGGGATTATTTATGGTAAAAAGGGCATTATTGACGCTTATCGCACGGGTAGAGGTAGGGTAAAAATCCGTGCTAAAACGCATATTGAAAAAAGAGCAAATAAGGACATCATTGTCATTGATGAGTTGCCTTATCAAACCAATAAAGCGAGATTGATAGAGCAAATTGCCGAGCTTGTGAAAGAAAAGCAAATTGAGGGCATTGCTGAAGTGCGTGATGAGAGTGATAGGGAGGGAATTCGCGTTGTGATTGAGCTTAAACGCGATGCGATGAGTGAAATTGTGCTAAATAATCTTTTTAAATCTACCACTATGGAAAGCACTTTTGGTGTGATTATGTTAGCTATTCATAATAAAGAACCGAAAATTTTCTCACTAATTGAGCTTTTAAATTTATTTTTAACGCACAGAAAAACAGTTATTATAAGACGCACCATTTATGAACTTCAAAAGGCTAGAGCTAGGGCACACATTTTAGAAGGGCTTAAAATCGCCTTAGATAATATAGACGAAGTGATAGCTTTAATCAAAAATAGTGCGGATAATAACGCTGCTCGTGAGGGTTTAGTGGCGAAATTTGGCTTAAGTGAACTTCAAGCAAATGCCATTTTAGATATGAAACTTGGGCGTTTAACGGGGCTTGAGCGTGAAAAGATAGAAAATGAATTGGCAGATTTACTTAAAGAGATTGCAAGACTTGATGAAATTTTAAAAAGCGAAGCCTTGCTTGAGGATTTAATCCGCGAGGAGTTAAAGGAAATTAGGGCTAAATTTGATGTGCCGCGTATTACGCAGATTGAAGATGATTATGATGATATTGATGTGGAAGATTTGATTCCTAATGAAAATATGGTCGTTACCATTACGCACCGCGGATACATTAAAAGAGTGCCAAGTAAGCAGTATGAAAAGCAAAAGCGTGGTGGCAAGGGTAAGCTTGCGGTTACGACTTATGATGATGACTTTATTGAGAGCTTTTTTACGGCAAACACGCACGATACGCTAATGTTTGTGACTGATAAGGGGCAACTCTACTGGCTAAAGGTTTATAAAATCCCTGAAGGCTCACGCACAGCTAAAGGCAAGGCTGTGGTTAATCTCATTAATCTTCAAGCAGAAGAAAAGATTATGGCGATTATCCCTACTACGGATTTTGATGAAAGTAAATCTTTATGTTTCTTTACAAAAAATGGTATAGTCAAACGCACAAATTTAAGCGAATATCAAAATATACGCAGTGTGGGTGTAAGAGCGATTAATTTGGACGAAAATGACGAGCTTGTAACGGCTATTATCGTAGAAAGAGATTTAATCGAGCTAAGTCAAGCCTCACAAGATGAAAATTTAAGCGAAGAGGCAAGTGAAGAAAATTTAGAAAATGTTGGCGGTAAAATGCTCTTTGCTGTTACCAAAAAAGGTATGTGTATCAAATTCCCGCTTGCTAAAGTGCGTGAAATCGGTCGTGTAAGTCGTGGGGTAACGGCGATTAAATTTAAAGAAAAAAATGACGAGCTAGTCGGTGCGGTCGTCATAGAAAATGACGAGCAAGAAGTCTTAAGCGTGAGTGCAAAAGGCATAGGCAAACGCACAAATGCTGGGGAGTATAGACTTCAAAGTCGCGGCGGTAAGGGTGTGATTTGTATGAAGCTAACCGATAAGACTAAAGAGCTTATTAGCGTAGTGATTGTCGATGAGAGTATGGATTTGATGGCACTTACAAGTAGTGGCAAAATGATACGCGTAGATATGCATAGTATAAGAAAAGCGGGTCGTAATACTAGTGGCGTGATTGTCGTAAATGTCGAAAATGATGAGGTGGTTAGTATCGCAAAATGTCCTAAGCAAAGCGAAGAAGAGGACATTGAAGAAGATGTTAATCTAAGTTTAGAATAA
- the flgP gene encoding flagellar assembly lipoprotein FlgP has product MKNLFFMLLVAAIFGGCVPSATSTAKTNKTADTSGGSSDVVVQKVDKDDVRDIIREEKMLAPYDASESELSFTAVGEGIAPLNTVSSAQALALAKRAAITDGYRQLASKLYGVKVNGKDTVKDAMLRSSTITAQVNGLIKNASIIDENFNQGLYRVNLELKIDADKWKELFAY; this is encoded by the coding sequence ATGAAAAATTTGTTTTTTATGCTCCTTGTAGCAGCAATTTTTGGTGGCTGTGTCCCAAGTGCAACAAGCACTGCGAAGACTAACAAAACCGCAGATACGAGTGGTGGAAGTTCTGATGTGGTTGTGCAAAAGGTCGATAAAGACGATGTGCGTGATATCATTAGGGAAGAAAAAATGCTCGCCCCTTATGATGCAAGCGAGAGTGAATTAAGTTTTACGGCGGTTGGTGAAGGCATTGCTCCCTTAAATACGGTTTCTTCTGCACAAGCTCTGGCTTTAGCCAAAAGAGCGGCGATTACAGATGGTTATAGACAGCTTGCTAGTAAGCTTTATGGTGTGAAAGTCAATGGTAAAGACACAGTTAAAGATGCTATGTTAAGAAGCTCAACTATCACAGCACAGGTTAATGGACTTATCAAAAATGCTAGTATTATTGATGAGAATTTTAATCAAGGACTTTATAGAGTAAATTTAGAACTTAAAATCGATGCAGACAAGTGGAAAGAGTTGTTTGCTTATTAA
- a CDS encoding glycosyltransferase: MKPAFLLDDKITLRFLHTKKTQTRGVFYKLIYRFYEDYLLKLECKEADVIIYNNIPHYALFKNKNTHYLYLSHITRTKYSKKFNHFDFIITLNQQQKQFFENKHKHTIYIPNFIPQLPLQSTDTSQKVVLYLGRFSKEKGVLRLIDIWKKVQEEAKFREWNLVFVGDRVLKEAMQDKINKLNLNDTIIIKGFTNDVEKEYLGASIYVMGSYQEGFGMVLIESASYALPSVAFDIAGLSDIIENDKSGFLIEDENLKDYADKLQALMRDENLRKTMGENAKIHTKKHFSKELVLQK, from the coding sequence GTGAAACCCGCCTTTTTGCTTGATGATAAAATTACACTTCGCTTTTTACATACTAAAAAAACGCAAACTAGAGGGGTATTTTATAAACTCATTTATAGATTTTATGAGGATTATCTTTTAAAGTTAGAATGTAAAGAAGCTGATGTTATAATTTATAATAATATCCCTCATTATGCACTTTTTAAAAATAAAAATACGCATTATTTATATTTATCTCACATTACACGAACAAAATATTCGAAAAAATTTAATCATTTTGATTTTATCATTACTCTCAATCAACAACAAAAACAATTTTTTGAAAATAAACATAAGCATACCATTTATATTCCAAATTTTATCCCGCAACTTCCCCTCCAAAGCACAGATACTAGCCAAAAAGTCGTTTTATACTTAGGGCGTTTTTCAAAAGAAAAGGGGGTTTTAAGACTGATTGATATTTGGAAAAAGGTGCAAGAAGAAGCTAAATTTAGAGAATGGAATTTGGTTTTTGTAGGGGATAGGGTGCTAAAAGAAGCGATGCAAGATAAAATCAATAAGCTAAATCTAAATGACACTATCATCATCAAAGGCTTTACTAACGATGTTGAAAAAGAGTATTTGGGTGCTAGCATTTATGTTATGGGAAGTTATCAGGAAGGCTTTGGTATGGTGTTGATAGAAAGTGCCTCTTATGCGTTGCCTAGCGTGGCTTTTGACATTGCTGGATTAAGTGATATTATAGAAAATGATAAAAGTGGTTTTTTAATCGAAGATGAAAATTTAAAAGATTACGCCGATAAACTTCAAGCTTTAATGCGTGATGAAAATTTAAGAAAAACAATGGGAGAAAACGCCAAAATTCACACAAAAAAGCATTTTTCAAAAGAACTTGTGCTTCAAAAATAG
- a CDS encoding glycosyltransferase family 2 protein, whose product MNLKEISAVLIVKNATKTLKKCLNSLKEFGEIVLLDNQSDDDTLQIAKDFAKDFSNIRIEQSEFIGFGALKNRAISYATKEWIFSIDADEVLEYEALKELEKLDLKTHHIVAFARKNLYRGEWIKACGWYPDFVLRLFHKNYTKFNDNLVHESLILPPNAEKIYLKNALRHYAYNGIYDLLEKCQRYSQLYAQQNLHKKSSMLKAITHGVWKFHRDYFFKKGIFYGYKGFIISLCNGLGAFFKYAKLYEFQNKKPSIALIITTYNSPTYLKAVLESVMKQNTMPNEILIADDGSTEETANLIKEFQNKFSMPLKHIWQEDKGFRAAKSRNNAAKKVISEYIIIIDGDMVLEENFIKDHLDFAKKGVLLQGSRVILNATKSQNILRGGSCDKLKRSFILSKIYYHFSKIRADFFDKKDFIKGVRSCNMSFFKSDFDAICGFNEKFSGWGREDSEFVARFLFKGGEFRRLKFKALAYHLYHKENDKACLDENHQLYLNTIKNKKISWKEQ is encoded by the coding sequence ATGAATCTTAAAGAAATTAGTGCGGTTTTAATCGTCAAAAATGCCACTAAAACGCTAAAAAAATGCTTAAATTCCCTAAAAGAATTTGGTGAGATTGTGCTTTTAGATAATCAAAGCGATGATGATACACTTCAAATCGCAAAAGACTTCGCAAAAGACTTTTCTAACATACGCATAGAGCAAAGTGAATTTATAGGCTTTGGAGCGCTTAAAAATAGGGCGATTAGCTATGCAACAAAGGAGTGGATTTTTAGCATTGATGCTGATGAAGTGCTAGAATATGAAGCCTTAAAAGAGCTTGAAAAGCTTGATTTAAAAACGCATCACATCGTAGCCTTTGCTAGGAAAAATTTATACCGCGGAGAGTGGATTAAGGCTTGTGGCTGGTATCCTGATTTCGTTTTGCGTTTGTTTCACAAAAACTACACAAAATTTAATGATAACTTAGTCCATGAAAGCCTTATTTTGCCTCCAAATGCAGAAAAAATTTATCTTAAAAACGCCCTTAGACATTATGCTTATAACGGAATTTACGACTTGCTTGAAAAATGCCAACGCTACTCCCAGCTTTACGCCCAGCAAAATTTACACAAAAAAAGCTCTATGCTTAAAGCAATTACGCACGGAGTGTGGAAATTTCATAGGGATTATTTTTTCAAAAAAGGCATTTTTTATGGCTATAAGGGCTTTATCATTAGTCTTTGTAATGGGCTTGGAGCCTTTTTTAAATATGCTAAACTTTATGAGTTTCAAAATAAAAAACCTAGCATTGCCTTAATCATCACTACCTATAATAGCCCCACCTACCTAAAAGCCGTGCTTGAAAGCGTGATGAAACAAAACACTATGCCAAATGAAATTTTAATCGCCGATGATGGAAGCACGGAAGAAACGGCAAATTTAATTAAAGAATTTCAAAACAAATTTAGTATGCCCCTAAAACACATTTGGCAAGAAGATAAGGGCTTTAGAGCTGCAAAAAGTCGTAATAATGCCGCTAAAAAGGTAATAAGTGAGTATATCATCATCATAGACGGAGATATGGTTTTAGAAGAAAATTTCATCAAAGACCACTTAGATTTTGCGAAAAAGGGTGTTTTATTGCAAGGCTCAAGAGTGATTTTAAATGCAACTAAGAGTCAAAACATACTAAGGGGAGGGTCGTGTGATAAGCTTAAAAGAAGCTTTATTTTGTCAAAAATTTATTATCACTTTTCTAAAATTAGGGCAGATTTTTTTGACAAAAAAGACTTTATTAAGGGTGTTCGTAGTTGCAATATGAGCTTTTTTAAGAGTGATTTTGACGCCATTTGTGGCTTTAATGAAAAATTTAGTGGCTGGGGTAGAGAAGATAGTGAATTTGTTGCGAGATTTTTATTTAAGGGTGGGGAATTTAGAAGACTTAAATTTAAGGCTTTAGCCTATCATCTTTATCATAAAGAAAACGATAAAGCCTGCCTAGATGAAAATCATCAACTTTATCTAAACACTATCAAAAATAAAAAAATTTCTTGGAAGGAACAATGA
- a CDS encoding lipid A biosynthesis lauroyl acyltransferase — translation MRDKLYLFLYYLLQFLMATLPEFVLQKLALLVAKIIFHLNQKHRKIIDINLQLCFPEKDVKEREQIALKIYQNFAKFGLDCIKNRNATKEKILQKVHFDNEEILTQALKSQKALILTTAHYGNWELSSLAFAAKFGKMSIVGRGLDSKAMDKILSKNRTQFDIELIDKKGGLKKMLKALKNRRTLGILTDQDCALNESLRLEFFGKEVNYQMGASVIAKKTNALIIPAFIYQKAGIFHIKCFEAMDATLKSIEELTHYQAKCVEDMIKFKPDEYFFFHKRFRSFDANIYKG, via the coding sequence ATGAGAGATAAGCTTTATCTTTTTTTATACTATTTGCTTCAATTTTTAATGGCGACTTTGCCCGAATTTGTTCTGCAAAAATTAGCCTTACTAGTCGCTAAAATTATCTTTCATCTTAATCAAAAACATCGTAAAATCATCGACATCAATCTTCAACTTTGCTTCCCCGAAAAAGATGTAAAAGAAAGAGAGCAAATCGCCTTAAAAATCTATCAAAATTTCGCCAAATTTGGCTTAGATTGCATTAAAAACCGCAATGCTACAAAAGAAAAAATTCTTCAAAAAGTGCATTTTGACAATGAAGAAATTTTAACACAGGCTTTAAAAAGTCAAAAAGCCCTTATCTTAACCACAGCACATTATGGTAACTGGGAGCTTTCTTCTTTAGCCTTTGCTGCGAAATTTGGTAAAATGTCCATAGTAGGACGGGGGCTTGATAGCAAAGCTATGGATAAAATTTTAAGCAAAAATAGAACGCAATTTGACATCGAGCTTATTGATAAAAAAGGCGGACTTAAAAAAATGCTCAAAGCCCTCAAAAATCGCCGCACTTTAGGCATACTCACAGACCAAGATTGCGCGTTAAATGAAAGCTTAAGGCTTGAGTTTTTTGGTAAAGAGGTGAATTATCAAATGGGAGCAAGTGTCATAGCAAAAAAAACAAATGCCCTAATAATCCCCGCTTTTATCTATCAAAAGGCTGGAATTTTTCACATCAAATGCTTTGAAGCTATGGACGCTACATTAAAAAGCATAGAGGAGCTAACGCATTATCAAGCAAAATGCGTGGAGGATATGATAAAATTTAAGCCTGATGAGTATTTTTTCTTTCATAAGCGTTTTCGTAGCTTTGATGCTAACATTTACAAAGGATAA